In the Mycolicibacter sp. MU0102 genome, one interval contains:
- a CDS encoding PE family protein, with protein MPLHVVPEGLAAACARVEALTARLAAAHASAAPVITAVVPPAADLVSVQSAATLSLFGGRHEVVAAQGTAELGRSGIGVGEAGVNYAAGDAAAASVYPNWRLA; from the coding sequence ATGCCGCTACATGTCGTCCCTGAAGGACTGGCCGCTGCCTGCGCACGCGTGGAAGCGCTGACAGCTAGGCTTGCCGCCGCACACGCCAGTGCGGCGCCGGTGATCACGGCGGTGGTTCCTCCCGCGGCCGACTTGGTATCGGTGCAGAGCGCGGCCACGCTGAGCCTCTTCGGCGGCCGGCATGAAGTGGTGGCGGCCCAGGGCACAGCCGAACTCGGCCGATCGGGGATCGGAGTGGGTGAGGCCGGCGTCAACTACGCCGCCGGTGATGCCGCTGCGGCGTCGGTGTATCCGAACTGGCGGCTTGCGTGA
- a CDS encoding YebC/PmpR family DNA-binding transcriptional regulator, whose protein sequence is MSGHSKWATTKHKKAVIDARRGKNFARLIKNIEVAARVGGGDPSGNPTLFDAIQKAKKNSVPNDNIERARKRGAGEEAGGADYQTITYEGYGPNGVAVLIECLTDNRNRAASEVRVAMTRNGGQMADPGSVAYLFSRKGTVTLDKNGLTEDDVLAAVLDAGAEDVNDLGESFEVISEPGDLVAVRSALVEAGIDYDSAEASFQASVSVPVDVEGARKVLKLVDALEDNDDVQNVWTNVDLSDEVLAALEDE, encoded by the coding sequence ATGAGCGGCCATTCCAAGTGGGCGACCACGAAGCACAAGAAGGCTGTCATTGACGCTCGTCGTGGCAAGAATTTTGCGCGGTTGATCAAGAATATTGAGGTTGCGGCGCGGGTTGGTGGTGGGGATCCGTCGGGTAATCCGACGTTGTTTGACGCCATTCAGAAGGCGAAGAAGAACTCGGTGCCCAACGACAATATTGAGCGGGCGCGTAAGCGTGGTGCTGGTGAGGAAGCTGGTGGGGCGGATTACCAGACGATCACCTATGAGGGTTATGGGCCTAATGGGGTGGCGGTGTTGATCGAGTGTTTGACCGACAATCGCAATCGTGCGGCCAGTGAGGTGCGGGTGGCGATGACTCGTAACGGTGGTCAGATGGCCGATCCGGGTTCGGTGGCGTATCTGTTCAGTCGTAAGGGCACGGTGACCCTGGATAAGAATGGGTTGACTGAGGATGACGTGTTGGCGGCGGTGTTGGATGCCGGTGCTGAGGATGTCAATGATTTGGGGGAGAGCTTTGAGGTGATCTCGGAGCCGGGGGACTTGGTGGCGGTGCGTAGTGCGTTGGTGGAGGCGGGGATTGATTACGACTCGGCTGAGGCGAGTTTTCAGGCGTCGGTGAGTGTCCCGGTCGATGTTGAGGGGGCTCGCAAGGTGTTGAAGTTGGTTGATGCTCTTGAGGACAACGACGACGTGCAGAACGTGTGGACCAACGTCGATCTGTCCGACGAAGTACTGGCAGCCCTCGAAGACGAATAA
- a CDS encoding ABC1 kinase family protein: MADLARGGFRRAVKLASLPAGVAGRAALGVGKRMTGKTKDEVNAELLEKAADEMFKVLGELKGGAMKVGQALSVMEAAIPPQFAEPFREALVKLQSEAPPLPAAKVHRVLDAQLGTKWRERFASFDDTPAASASIGQVHRAVWKDGREVAVKIQYPGADEALRADLKLIQRFNWVAKQVVPGADVDRLVTEINDTLEAELEYRQEADNQRAFAKAYADDPKFFVPAVIASAPKVIVSEWIEGRRLSAIINSGTRQERDSACALLLEFTLSSPARVGLVHADPHPGNFMMLPDGRLGVIDFGAVAEHPEGIPPGFAELLCWARDEQWDEAIRLLKQLGFMPADYDLSAEQLVEYIQPLWPYIDPLRSGEFHFTRKWFQKSALVTTDPMAEGFADRFKMARRLTIPAGYVMLLRTLGGLLGVAVQLDAHVDYAALIERWAPGFFPPEQPPAREQD, translated from the coding sequence ATGGCAGATCTCGCGCGGGGCGGATTTCGTCGCGCAGTAAAACTGGCGAGCCTTCCGGCTGGAGTCGCAGGCCGCGCAGCGCTCGGTGTGGGTAAGAGGATGACCGGCAAGACCAAAGACGAGGTCAACGCCGAGCTCCTGGAGAAGGCCGCCGACGAGATGTTCAAGGTGCTCGGCGAGCTCAAGGGCGGCGCCATGAAGGTTGGCCAGGCGCTGTCGGTGATGGAGGCTGCGATTCCTCCGCAGTTCGCCGAACCGTTCCGCGAGGCGCTGGTCAAGCTCCAAAGCGAGGCTCCGCCGCTGCCGGCCGCCAAGGTGCACCGGGTGCTCGACGCCCAGCTTGGGACCAAATGGCGGGAGCGTTTCGCGTCCTTCGACGACACCCCCGCTGCCTCGGCGAGCATCGGGCAGGTCCACCGGGCGGTCTGGAAGGACGGCCGCGAGGTCGCCGTGAAGATCCAGTATCCCGGTGCCGACGAGGCGCTGCGCGCCGATCTCAAGCTGATTCAGCGGTTCAACTGGGTCGCCAAGCAGGTCGTTCCCGGCGCTGACGTAGACCGGCTGGTCACGGAGATCAACGACACCCTGGAAGCCGAACTCGAATACCGCCAGGAGGCCGACAATCAGCGGGCCTTCGCCAAGGCCTATGCCGATGACCCGAAGTTCTTCGTTCCGGCGGTGATCGCCAGCGCGCCGAAAGTCATCGTCTCGGAGTGGATCGAAGGCCGGCGGCTGTCGGCGATCATCAACAGTGGCACGAGACAGGAGCGAGACTCCGCGTGCGCGCTGCTGCTGGAGTTCACCTTGAGCTCGCCGGCGCGCGTCGGGCTGGTGCATGCCGACCCGCATCCGGGCAACTTCATGATGCTGCCCGACGGTCGGCTAGGCGTCATCGACTTCGGCGCGGTGGCCGAACATCCCGAGGGCATCCCGCCGGGATTCGCCGAACTGCTGTGCTGGGCTCGGGACGAGCAGTGGGACGAGGCGATCCGGCTGCTCAAGCAACTCGGGTTCATGCCTGCCGACTATGACCTGAGTGCCGAGCAGCTGGTGGAGTACATCCAGCCGCTGTGGCCCTACATCGACCCGCTGCGCTCGGGGGAGTTCCATTTCACCCGCAAGTGGTTCCAGAAGTCTGCGCTGGTCACCACCGATCCGATGGCGGAAGGCTTCGCCGACCGATTCAAGATGGCTCGCCGGCTGACCATTCCCGCTGGTTACGTCATGTTGCTGCGCACGCTGGGCGGTCTGCTGGGCGTAGCGGTGCAGCTGGACGCGCACGTCGACTACGCCGCGCTGATCGAGCGATGGGCGCCGGGATTCTTCCCACCCGAGCAGCCCCCGGCACGCGAACAGGACTGA
- the pdxT gene encoding pyridoxal 5'-phosphate synthase glutaminase subunit PdxT, which produces MSGSHIGVLALQGDVREHLAALSAVGADPVLVRRRSELDAVDALLIPGGESTTISHLLRELELADPLRARLADGMPAYGSCAGMILLASEILDAGAQGRAAIPLSGIDMAVRRNAFGRQVDSFEGDVVFDGLDEPVHAVFIRAPWVERIGPGVQVLAEAAGHPVAVRQGRVLATSFHPEVTGDRRIHRLFVDIVAGRV; this is translated from the coding sequence GTGAGCGGCTCGCACATCGGCGTCCTGGCCCTGCAGGGCGACGTCCGTGAACACCTTGCCGCCCTAAGCGCTGTCGGTGCCGATCCGGTGCTGGTACGCCGCCGCTCCGAGCTGGATGCGGTCGACGCGCTGTTGATTCCCGGCGGCGAGTCGACCACGATCAGTCATCTGCTGCGCGAGCTGGAGCTGGCGGATCCGCTGCGGGCGCGGCTTGCCGACGGGATGCCGGCGTACGGTTCCTGCGCGGGAATGATTCTGCTGGCCAGCGAGATCCTTGATGCCGGCGCGCAGGGTCGTGCCGCAATTCCGTTGTCCGGCATCGATATGGCCGTGCGGCGCAACGCTTTCGGTCGTCAGGTCGATTCTTTCGAGGGCGACGTTGTATTCGACGGCTTGGACGAACCGGTACACGCGGTGTTCATCCGAGCACCGTGGGTGGAGCGGATCGGACCGGGGGTTCAGGTGCTGGCCGAGGCAGCGGGTCATCCCGTTGCGGTGCGGCAAGGACGCGTGTTGGCCACCTCGTTTCACCCGGAGGTGACCGGCGACCGCCGTATTCACCGGCTCTTCGTCGACATTGTCGCGGGGCGGGTCTGA
- the tesB gene encoding acyl-CoA thioesterase II, with amino-acid sequence MAIEEILDLEQLEVNIYRGSVFSPLSADNQRTFGGHVAGQALVSAVRTVDPRYRVHSLHGYFLRPGDAKAPTVFTVERVRDGGSFCTRRVNAIQHGETIFNMSASFQTEQQGIEHQDVMPDAPDPKDLPDIAAMKAFDDEGFKAFAEWDLRRVPREQLPHMPGKVAEQQVWFRHRDRLPDDPVLHICALAYMSDLTLLGTSWAIHPGERDVLQVASLDHAMWFMRPFRADEWLLYDQSSPSAGAGRALTQGKIYNRSGDMVAAVMQEGLTRYPSGYQPTGQ; translated from the coding sequence GTGGCGATCGAAGAGATCCTCGATCTGGAACAACTCGAGGTCAACATCTACCGCGGGAGTGTGTTCAGCCCGCTCTCGGCGGACAACCAGCGCACCTTCGGCGGCCACGTCGCCGGCCAGGCATTGGTGTCGGCGGTGCGTACCGTGGACCCCCGCTACCGGGTCCACTCGCTACACGGATACTTTCTGCGTCCCGGAGATGCCAAGGCGCCCACGGTGTTCACCGTGGAGCGGGTCCGCGACGGTGGTTCGTTCTGTACGCGGCGCGTCAACGCCATCCAGCACGGCGAAACCATCTTCAACATGTCGGCGTCGTTCCAGACCGAACAGCAGGGCATCGAGCACCAAGACGTGATGCCCGACGCACCCGACCCGAAAGACCTGCCCGACATCGCCGCGATGAAGGCCTTCGACGACGAAGGCTTCAAGGCGTTCGCCGAGTGGGATCTGCGCCGGGTGCCGCGTGAGCAGCTGCCGCACATGCCGGGCAAGGTTGCCGAGCAGCAGGTCTGGTTCCGCCATCGCGACCGGTTGCCCGACGATCCGGTGCTGCACATCTGCGCGCTGGCCTACATGAGCGACCTGACCCTGCTGGGCACCTCCTGGGCGATCCACCCAGGTGAGCGGGACGTCTTGCAGGTGGCGTCGCTCGATCACGCGATGTGGTTCATGCGCCCGTTCCGGGCCGACGAATGGCTGCTCTATGACCAGTCGTCGCCGTCGGCGGGTGCCGGCCGCGCGCTGACTCAGGGCAAGATCTACAACCGATCCGGGGACATGGTGGCTGCCGTCATGCAGGAGGGGCTGACCCGCTATCCGTCGGGATATCAGCCGACCGGCCAGTGA
- the pdxS gene encoding pyridoxal 5'-phosphate synthase lyase subunit PdxS, which produces MDSAAQNGSAPDGQTGTARVKRGMAEMLKGGVIMDVVTPDQARIAEAAGAVAVMALERVPADIRAQGGVSRMSDPDMIEGIIAAVTIPVMAKVRIGHFVEAQILQSLGVDYIDESEVLTPADYTHHIDKWQYTVPFVCGATNLGEALRRITEGAAMIRSKGEAGTGDVSNATTHMRSIGGEIRRLTSLSEDELFVAAKELQAPYDLVAEVARAGKLPVTLFTAGGIATPADAAMMMQLGAEGVFVGSGIFKSGDPAARAAAIVKATTFYDDPDVLARVSRGLGEAMVGINVEDIAQPHRLAERGW; this is translated from the coding sequence GTGGACAGCGCGGCGCAGAACGGTTCGGCACCCGACGGACAAACGGGTACTGCGCGAGTAAAGCGCGGCATGGCCGAGATGCTCAAGGGCGGCGTCATCATGGACGTCGTCACCCCGGACCAGGCTCGTATCGCTGAGGCCGCCGGCGCCGTCGCGGTGATGGCACTGGAGCGGGTGCCCGCCGACATCCGTGCCCAGGGCGGGGTTTCGCGGATGAGCGACCCGGACATGATCGAGGGCATCATCGCCGCGGTCACCATCCCGGTGATGGCCAAAGTGCGAATCGGGCACTTCGTCGAGGCGCAGATCCTGCAGAGCCTCGGGGTGGACTACATCGACGAGTCCGAGGTGCTGACCCCGGCCGACTACACCCACCACATCGACAAGTGGCAGTACACCGTGCCGTTCGTGTGCGGGGCGACCAACCTGGGTGAGGCGCTGCGCCGGATCACCGAGGGTGCGGCCATGATTCGTTCCAAGGGCGAGGCGGGCACCGGTGATGTCTCCAACGCCACCACCCACATGCGGTCCATCGGCGGCGAGATCCGTCGGCTCACGTCGCTCTCCGAAGACGAATTGTTCGTTGCCGCAAAGGAACTGCAAGCGCCCTACGATCTGGTCGCAGAGGTGGCCAGGGCCGGGAAGCTGCCGGTGACGCTGTTCACCGCGGGCGGCATCGCCACCCCGGCGGATGCCGCGATGATGATGCAGCTCGGCGCGGAGGGCGTCTTCGTCGGTTCGGGCATCTTCAAGTCCGGTGACCCCGCTGCGCGTGCAGCGGCGATCGTCAAAGCGACCACCTTCTACGACGACCCCGACGTGTTGGCCCGGGTATCGCGTGGGCTGGGCGAAGCGATGGTCGGCATCAATGTGGAGGACATCGCGCAACCGCACCGGCTTGCCGAACGCGGCTGGTAG
- a CDS encoding TetR/AcrR family transcriptional regulator has product MSTGRVTVRGRGRPPGGGNPPEHARELLLDAAERSFARRGYRASTMQVIAAEAGYTRAVIYRHFATRDELLDALVVRVAGRKIAEITARLEPPHGPATLVTESLVIVATEVAQDPLLRVISEHTDEGNVAALIARSATLGELLAGLYELGFRQAAPQLRPGLHSSDAARFVLSTALGLLLGLIPGVQDADQVRRYVRVFVLPALLADPPPAGPVFTV; this is encoded by the coding sequence ATGTCGACGGGGCGAGTGACCGTGCGCGGGCGGGGTCGACCCCCTGGTGGCGGGAACCCTCCCGAGCACGCCCGAGAGCTGCTGCTCGATGCCGCGGAGCGCTCCTTCGCCCGTCGCGGCTACCGCGCCTCGACGATGCAGGTGATCGCAGCGGAAGCCGGTTACACCCGGGCGGTGATCTACCGCCACTTCGCCACCCGTGACGAACTGCTGGACGCATTGGTGGTGCGGGTGGCCGGACGCAAGATCGCCGAGATCACCGCCCGGCTGGAACCGCCGCATGGACCCGCAACGCTGGTGACAGAGTCCCTGGTCATCGTGGCGACCGAGGTTGCCCAGGACCCACTGCTCCGGGTCATCTCCGAGCACACCGACGAGGGCAATGTCGCCGCGTTGATCGCGCGGTCGGCGACGCTGGGCGAGTTGCTGGCCGGGCTCTACGAGCTGGGATTCCGCCAGGCCGCACCGCAGTTGCGGCCCGGTCTGCACTCGAGCGACGCGGCGCGGTTCGTGCTCTCGACCGCACTCGGACTGCTGCTGGGACTCATCCCCGGTGTTCAGGACGCCGACCAGGTCCGCCGCTATGTGCGGGTGTTCGTCTTGCCTGCGCTGCTCGCCGATCCGCCTCCGGCGGGGCCGGTGTTCACGGTGTAG
- a CDS encoding Coq4 family protein, whose protein sequence is MAARITGVPEQRDWPAVFGSWRLLANPGRNGGSAFDLIVGLAAPILARSYHQLRAHPNGRRLFAEKPDLLALLGDDDYLASLPVGSLGHAYRSFLRTNRLDAGVFDVDTVIRPIAERRGWDDDFFYMMRRGTALHDMFHTLGGYGPDMGGEFGNLGFHCGQMEPSGALKTLTLGLLGPLIPASPRRKNRYFREAVRRGQRADNLMAAPYEELLDQPIIEVREALGVMPTRSAHPGGHMFIGWMPPGMKPPTRWDYDATLPAA, encoded by the coding sequence ATGGCGGCAAGGATTACCGGCGTTCCCGAGCAACGAGACTGGCCGGCCGTGTTCGGCTCCTGGCGCCTGCTGGCCAATCCGGGCCGCAACGGCGGATCCGCGTTCGACCTGATCGTCGGGCTGGCGGCTCCGATTCTGGCCCGCAGCTATCACCAACTGCGGGCGCATCCCAACGGCCGGCGGCTGTTCGCCGAGAAGCCGGATCTGTTGGCGCTGCTCGGCGACGACGACTATCTGGCCTCGTTGCCGGTGGGCTCGCTCGGCCATGCCTATCGGTCGTTTCTGCGCACCAATCGTTTGGATGCCGGGGTGTTCGACGTGGACACCGTGATCCGGCCGATCGCCGAGCGTCGCGGCTGGGACGACGACTTCTTCTACATGATGCGGCGCGGCACCGCCCTGCACGACATGTTCCACACCCTGGGCGGCTATGGCCCGGACATGGGCGGAGAGTTCGGCAATCTGGGTTTTCACTGCGGCCAGATGGAGCCGTCCGGCGCCCTGAAGACGCTGACTCTTGGGCTGCTCGGACCCCTCATCCCGGCCTCACCGCGGCGCAAGAACCGGTACTTCCGTGAGGCGGTCCGCCGCGGCCAGCGCGCCGACAATTTGATGGCAGCCCCCTACGAGGAGCTGCTGGACCAGCCGATCATCGAGGTTCGGGAAGCGTTGGGCGTCATGCCGACGCGTAGTGCGCACCCGGGCGGCCACATGTTCATCGGCTGGATGCCGCCGGGCATGAAGCCGCCGACCCGCTGGGATTACGACGCGACTCTTCCTGCCGCCTGA
- a CDS encoding alcohol dehydrogenase catalytic domain-containing protein, producing the protein MPTHRAVHVAAVDAPLTLVDVDTSSPGPGQVRIAVAACGVCGTDHAFVSGGFPAMTWPLTLGHEIAGTIVEIGPGVTDWQLGERVAVGWFGGHCNHCIPCRKGDFIHCANGQVPSWHYPGGYAESVTVPANALARIPDELSFVEAAPMGCAGVTTYHALRSTRARPGDRVAVLGLGGLGHLGVQFARAMGFETIAIARGEAKEADALALGAHHYIDSTAGDVAAAMAALGGASVVLATAANSRAMADTLGGLAPRGELVIIGVTGEPLPIAPVQLITPGLSVTGHPSGTARDVEETMAFAVLSGVRARIEERPLAQAAEAYAAMEQGRARYRMVLTI; encoded by the coding sequence ATGCCAACACATCGCGCTGTTCACGTAGCCGCTGTCGATGCGCCGCTGACTCTTGTCGATGTCGACACCTCATCGCCGGGTCCCGGCCAGGTTCGTATCGCCGTTGCCGCGTGCGGTGTCTGCGGCACCGACCACGCCTTCGTCAGCGGTGGCTTTCCCGCCATGACCTGGCCGCTGACCCTCGGCCACGAGATCGCCGGCACGATCGTCGAAATCGGGCCGGGCGTGACGGATTGGCAGCTCGGTGAGCGGGTCGCGGTCGGCTGGTTCGGAGGACACTGCAACCATTGCATTCCTTGCCGCAAAGGCGATTTCATCCACTGCGCCAACGGTCAGGTGCCCAGCTGGCACTACCCGGGCGGCTACGCCGAATCGGTGACGGTTCCGGCCAACGCGTTGGCCCGAATCCCCGACGAGCTGTCCTTCGTCGAAGCCGCTCCCATGGGCTGCGCGGGCGTCACCACCTACCACGCACTGCGGTCTACCCGGGCGCGACCGGGGGACCGGGTCGCAGTGCTCGGCCTGGGTGGTTTGGGGCACCTGGGCGTGCAGTTCGCGCGGGCGATGGGCTTCGAGACGATCGCGATCGCACGTGGAGAAGCCAAGGAAGCCGATGCGCTCGCGCTCGGTGCCCACCACTACATCGACTCGACCGCCGGCGACGTCGCTGCGGCGATGGCGGCGCTGGGCGGTGCGTCGGTGGTGCTGGCCACCGCGGCCAATTCGCGAGCGATGGCCGACACCCTGGGCGGGTTGGCGCCGAGGGGGGAACTGGTGATCATCGGGGTCACGGGCGAGCCGCTGCCGATCGCCCCCGTACAGCTGATCACCCCCGGGCTCAGCGTCACCGGCCACCCGTCGGGCACCGCCCGCGATGTCGAGGAGACCATGGCCTTCGCGGTGCTGTCCGGGGTTCGGGCCCGTATCGAGGAGCGTCCGCTGGCCCAGGCCGCCGAGGCCTACGCCGCCATGGAGCAGGGGCGGGCGCGCTACCGGATGGTCTTGACCATCTGA
- a CDS encoding NUDIX hydrolase — protein MELTIVATVLVLVGVAVLAAAVAWAYQTANRLNRLHVRCDLSWQALDAALARRAVVARAVAIDAYGDQVAGRRLAAVADVAERAPRHARESAENALSAELAMVDAQSLPHVMVAELADAEARVLLARRFHNDAVRDTVALRERPLVQVLHLGGTAPMPTYFEIVERAGMVAHGGRGVLDPRISARVVLLDEGGSVLLLCGHDPALPDDAANPAPRWWFTVGGQVLPDEPLAEAAARELAEETGLRVDPGELVGPIWRRDAVFEFNGERIDSQEFFFAYRTARFEPSGAGRTGLEQRYLHGHRWCDAAEIAALAAGGQKVYPLQLGDRLAQAARSVDGGAGADTGLSRIS, from the coding sequence ATGGAGCTGACCATCGTGGCAACCGTGCTGGTGCTGGTCGGGGTGGCGGTGCTGGCCGCCGCGGTGGCCTGGGCATACCAGACCGCCAACCGGCTCAACCGGCTGCACGTGCGCTGCGATCTGTCCTGGCAGGCGCTGGACGCCGCGCTGGCGCGCCGCGCAGTGGTGGCCCGGGCCGTCGCGATCGACGCCTACGGGGACCAGGTGGCCGGTCGGCGACTGGCTGCCGTGGCCGATGTCGCCGAGCGGGCACCGCGCCACGCACGGGAGTCCGCGGAGAACGCGCTGTCGGCCGAGCTGGCGATGGTCGATGCCCAGTCGCTGCCGCATGTGATGGTCGCCGAATTGGCAGACGCCGAGGCGCGAGTGCTGCTGGCCCGCCGGTTCCACAACGACGCGGTCCGTGACACGGTGGCACTGCGCGAACGGCCGTTGGTCCAAGTTCTGCACCTCGGTGGAACAGCACCGATGCCAACGTATTTCGAGATCGTGGAGCGGGCCGGCATGGTCGCCCACGGCGGTCGCGGCGTGCTGGACCCGCGTATCTCGGCGCGGGTGGTGCTGCTCGACGAGGGCGGATCGGTGCTGTTGCTGTGCGGTCACGATCCGGCCCTGCCCGATGATGCGGCCAATCCCGCGCCGCGGTGGTGGTTCACCGTCGGCGGTCAGGTGTTGCCCGACGAGCCGCTCGCCGAGGCCGCGGCCCGCGAACTGGCCGAGGAGACCGGCTTGCGGGTCGACCCGGGTGAGCTGGTCGGACCGATCTGGCGCCGCGACGCCGTGTTCGAGTTCAACGGTGAGCGCATCGACAGCCAGGAGTTCTTCTTCGCCTACCGCACTGCGCGGTTCGAGCCATCCGGGGCCGGCCGGACCGGGCTGGAGCAGCGCTACCTGCACGGCCATCGCTGGTGCGATGCCGCAGAGATCGCGGCCCTGGCCGCCGGCGGTCAGAAGGTCTACCCGCTACAACTGGGCGATCGTCTGGCCCAAGCGGCTCGCTCGGTCGACGGCGGCGCCGGAGCTGATACCGGTCTTAGCCGGATTTCCTGA
- a CDS encoding glycosyltransferase family 4 protein — MRIGMVCPYSFDVPGGVQAHVLQLAEVLRARGHHVSVLAPASPDVVLPDYVVSAGKAVAIPYNGSVARLQFSPAAHRKVKKWLAKGDFDVLHLHEPNAPSLSMLALNVAEGPIVATFHTSTTKSLTLSVVQGLLRPMHEKIIGRIAVSDLARRWQMEALGSDAVEIPNGVDVAAFATAQPLPGYPRAGRTVLFLGRYDEPRKGMAVLLGALPALVERHADVQVLIVGRGDEDELRRSAGKLASHLRFLGQVDDAEKASALRSADVYCAPNTGGESFGIVLAEAMAAGTAVVASDLDAFRRVLNDGEAGRLVPVDDSAALAGALIELLDADALRASYVAAGAEAVRRFDWPVVADQIIRVYETVAGVGSKVTVGD; from the coding sequence ATGCGGATCGGCATGGTCTGCCCCTACTCGTTCGACGTACCCGGCGGGGTGCAGGCTCATGTACTGCAGCTGGCGGAGGTGCTGCGTGCCCGCGGGCATCACGTCAGCGTGCTGGCACCGGCTTCGCCGGATGTCGTGCTGCCCGACTACGTGGTGTCGGCCGGCAAGGCTGTCGCGATTCCCTATAACGGCTCGGTGGCCCGCCTGCAGTTCAGTCCGGCTGCGCACCGCAAAGTCAAAAAATGGCTGGCCAAGGGCGACTTTGACGTGCTGCACCTGCATGAGCCGAACGCCCCCAGCCTGTCGATGCTCGCGCTGAACGTGGCCGAGGGCCCGATCGTGGCGACGTTTCACACCTCGACGACCAAGTCGCTGACGCTGAGCGTGGTGCAGGGCCTGCTGCGGCCGATGCACGAGAAGATCATCGGCCGCATCGCGGTCTCGGATCTGGCCCGGCGCTGGCAGATGGAGGCCCTGGGCTCGGACGCGGTGGAGATCCCCAACGGGGTCGACGTGGCCGCGTTCGCGACGGCGCAGCCGCTGCCGGGCTATCCGCGAGCGGGGCGCACGGTGCTGTTTCTTGGCCGCTACGACGAGCCCCGTAAGGGGATGGCTGTGCTGCTGGGGGCACTTCCGGCGTTGGTCGAGCGGCACGCCGATGTGCAGGTGTTGATCGTCGGGCGAGGCGACGAGGACGAACTGCGCCGCAGCGCAGGGAAATTGGCGAGCCATCTGCGCTTCTTGGGGCAGGTCGACGACGCCGAGAAGGCGTCGGCCCTGCGCAGCGCCGACGTGTACTGCGCGCCCAACACCGGTGGGGAGAGCTTCGGGATCGTGCTGGCCGAGGCGATGGCCGCCGGGACCGCGGTGGTCGCCAGCGACCTGGACGCCTTCCGCCGGGTGCTCAATGATGGGGAAGCCGGCCGGTTGGTGCCGGTCGACGATTCGGCGGCCCTGGCCGGCGCCCTGATCGAGCTACTCGACGCTGATGCGCTGCGGGCGTCGTATGTGGCGGCCGGCGCCGAGGCGGTGCGTCGCTTCGACTGGCCGGTGGTCGCCGACCAGATCATCCGGGTCTACGAGACGGTCGCCGGCGTCGGCAGCAAGGTGACGGTGGGCGACTGA
- a CDS encoding phosphatidylinositol mannoside acyltransferase, translating to MTFIPSGLRVPGLSELDAWATDAGFAAGWMLVRAMPEFVARNAFDAGALFASRGGGPEQLRKNLARVIGVAPKQVPAELMRASLASYARYWREAFRLPAMDHAALAARLNETTRGGDRVAAALAAGRGAVLALPHSGNWDMAGVWMAQTYGGFTTVAERLKPESLYRRFLAFRESLGFEVLPLSGGPRPPFEVLAERLAGNGLVCLMADRDLTRNGVTVDFFGDVTRMPAGAARLAIETGAPLLPVHCWFDGAGWGIDIQAPLDCRGRGDVAERVKAITQALADKFAEGIAAYPQDWHMMQPQWIADLPESRRARLGET from the coding sequence TGATGCCTGGGCCACCGACGCCGGCTTCGCCGCGGGCTGGATGTTGGTGCGCGCGATGCCGGAATTCGTCGCCCGCAACGCGTTCGACGCCGGCGCACTGTTCGCCTCGCGTGGCGGAGGTCCCGAGCAGCTGCGCAAGAACTTGGCCCGCGTCATCGGGGTGGCCCCGAAGCAGGTGCCGGCGGAGTTGATGCGGGCCTCGCTGGCGTCCTACGCCCGGTACTGGCGCGAGGCGTTCCGCCTTCCCGCCATGGACCACGCGGCGCTGGCTGCACGGCTGAACGAAACGACGCGGGGCGGTGACCGAGTTGCCGCGGCGCTGGCGGCCGGCCGCGGGGCGGTGCTGGCGTTGCCGCACAGTGGCAACTGGGACATGGCCGGGGTATGGATGGCCCAGACCTATGGCGGATTCACCACGGTCGCCGAGCGACTCAAACCCGAATCGCTCTATCGGCGGTTCCTCGCGTTCCGGGAGAGCCTGGGTTTCGAGGTGCTGCCGCTGTCCGGTGGCCCCCGGCCGCCGTTCGAGGTCCTCGCCGAGCGACTGGCCGGCAACGGCCTGGTGTGTCTGATGGCCGACCGCGACCTGACCCGCAACGGGGTGACGGTCGACTTCTTCGGCGACGTCACGCGGATGCCGGCCGGTGCGGCCAGGCTCGCGATCGAAACCGGCGCACCGCTGCTACCGGTGCACTGCTGGTTCGACGGCGCGGGCTGGGGTATCGACATCCAGGCTCCGCTGGACTGCCGTGGTCGCGGTGATGTCGCTGAACGGGTTAAAGCGATCACCCAGGCGCTGGCCGACAAGTTCGCCGAGGGCATCGCGGCCTACCCGCAGGACTGGCACATGATGCAGCCGCAGTGGATCGCCGACCTTCCCGAATCGCGACGGGCGCGCTTGGGGGAGACCTGA